ACCTACCGGTAATGCCTGCGTGTTGGAACACCAACGCAGCCGCTCCCAGCGCTTCTGCACGTGCCCCGAGGGAGGACATGGCCAAGTGCGTCGTCTCACCCACCACGGGCACAGCGTGGCGCACCAGGCCCCTCCGGATAGGGTCCAGGAGGAGGTCGCCCAGGCCCGCCAGCGGGCCGCCCACCACAATGACTTCCGGGTTGATCAGATTGGAGACGTTGCCCAAGGCGCGGCCCACCGCCAGTCCGGCGTCGTCCACTACGCGCTGGGTTGCGGAGTCGCCGGCGAGGCAATTACGGACAATGTCCTGCGGCGTCAGCAGTGCCTCCTGGCCGCGCCCCAATAACTCGATCATGGTGGTGGTGGACGCTATCGTTTCCAGGCAACCCCTGTTGCCGCAGCGGCACACCAGGCCGTGTTCGTGAATGGTGGCATGGCCGATTTCCCCGGTGATGCCCACGTTGCCGTAATAGGGGAATCCATTGAGAATCAGGCCCGCGCCGATGCCCGAGCCGATCTTGAGGAACATGAGGTTTGAGACTCCGCTGTGGGGGCCCCACGTCACTTCGGACAGGGCGCCCAGGTTCGCGTCGTTGTCAACAAACACGGGGCAGTTCAGTGCTTCCTCCAGCCGATGGAGGATGTCGATGCCCACCCATTCTGGGAGGATTGCTCCCTGGGCCACCGTGCCGGATCGCCGATCGATGGGGCCCGGGATGCCTGCGCCCGCGCCCACTACCGCGGTACGGTCGATCCCGTTTTCCTGCAGCAGTTTTTCCAGCAGCAGGACTGCAGCAGCAATGCCCTCTTCTGCCTGGTGACCAAGGGGTAATTCGATGTAATCCTCGGCAATGACGTGATAGCCCAGCGAGGCCAGGACTACCCGCAGGTGGCGGCGTCCGAAGTCGATTCCGACGGCGACGGCACCGTTGCTGTTCAACCGCACATTGGTTGCCCGGCGGCCGGAGCTTGTGGTGGGCTCCGTTGATACCAGACCGGCGTCCTGCATGATTTTGACGATGTTGGAAACCGTTGCCGTGGATAGCCCGGTCTGCCGCGAGAGCTCTGCTTGCGTGGAGGGCCCGCTCAGCAGGCATTCGATGATGCGTTGCTGATTGAGGTGGCGCAGTGCGGACTGCGAGCCGGGTTTTCTTGGATGGCTCTTCGTTGAGCGCTGCGTTGCGGACATGACAAGAAGATTGCCCCACAAGCGAGCTTGTAGTCAAGAAGTGAACACAAGGAGTCAATCATTGCCGACATACTCCAACGCAAGAACACTTGACATGTACCCGTTGTGAGGCCCGCTATGCAGGGTAATACCACGCTTTTGGGCGCAGAGCGGGCCTCACAACGGGAGGTTGGGGGCAATGTGTCCCGATTTCGCCACCTGTGGGTCCAAACGCCCGGCCGTTGGCACCCGGGCGCGGCCTAGGCTTGAAGAAGAAACCCCGGGCCTTCGTGAGGTATCCGGGAACAGGCGAAACCAAGGTGGTAATGATGCTGCTCTCAGTCCTGCAGGCGAACGCTTCCGTCATGGACGTTGAGGCGAACCTGCGCACAATCGACGACGCCGCGCAGCGCGCCGCCCACGCGGGGGCCGGGTTGCTCCTGACTCCAGAGTTGTTCCCCGTGGGATATGCCCCTCTGCGTCTGCACGCCGAGTTGGACCCTGCCACGCTTCCGGGCATACGTGAACGTTTGGCCGGCATCGCCCGCAGGCACAACATTGGCTTGGTCTACAGCCTTCCGGCCCCGGCTCAGGATGCACCAGGTCACGACGACGGCGCACAGCCCCCTCGCGCTGAAGGCGCTTGGAACATCACGGCTACTTTGCTGGACGCCACAGGCAACGAAGTCCTCAACTACGCAAAGGTTCACCTCTTTGGCCCGGAGGAGCACAAGGCGTTCGTGGCCGCCCAAGAACCTCCCGCCGTCGTGGATTTCAACGGGATCCGCACCTCCATGCTGATCTGCTACGACGTCGAGTTCCCTGAGGCAGTCCGCGCGGCGGCCACCCGCGGCGCCGAACTCCTCCTGGTGCCAACAGCCCTTTCTGCCGGATTCGACAACGTTCCGCAAGTGCTCATCCGCGCCCGTGCGCTGGAAAGCCAGCTGAACGTGGCCTACGCCAACCACTCCGGCCATGAGGACGTGTACAACTTCCTGGGCGGCAGTGTGGTGGCAGGTCCGGACGGTTCCTTGCTGGCGGCGGCGGGGGAGTCGGCCGCCCTGCTGTTCGCCGAGGTGGGTACAGATTCAGTCAAGGCAGCTCGCGATGAGGTCCCGTACCTGCGCGAACGCCGGCCGGAACTGTATAAGGAGTGGGAGCACTAGTTGGTGCTGCCGGCATCAACAGGAAGCGCCGCCACCAACTCGTCCACATACTGCAGGGCGAACCAGAGCTCGGCCCGCACTTGCGCCTGATTGAGGTCCATGTCCAGAAGTTCCCCCAGCACGCCGATCTGCCGCCGCACACTGTTCCTGTGCAAGCCCAGCAGCTTGGCAGAACCGTCCCAACTGCCGTTTTCACTGAGCCAACCCCGCAGCACCGTCAACAGTGGGTCCCGCCGATCCGCTTCCAACGCAAGTATGGGCGCCAGGAGTCGTTCGGCCAGGAGGGTCCCGGCTTCGCGCCCCAAAAGTCCGGCGACGGACCAAGTCACCTCGTCCACACGTGCGCTCTTGCCGGTTGTCACCACACGGCTGCGCAGGGAATCCGCACGTTTGTAGGCTGCTTGAAGCCCTAGAAGTTCGGTCGCTTCGCCAATCACCAGCCGCCAGCCGAGTTTCTCCACATCGGAGACCAGCGAATCGTCCACCTTGAAGCGCGTGATCGCAGCGAAACCGTAGTCGGTGATCTCCACCAGTTTGGTGTCGAAAAGCCTGCGCCATTGCAGCAGCTCACGAACAGGCCCGTCGTCCGCGGCGCCGTCCACCCTGATGCCCAGGACCACCCTCAGTTGCCCGGACCTGGTGGAGGATATGCTCTGGGCCAGTAGGTCCTTGAGACCGTTGACGTGCTTGGTTGAGCCGGAGGCCAGCGAGTCAGGATGCAGCAGGACCGCGGTAGCCAGTTGACTTGGGGCCAGCGAGCCACTGGTCCTTTGCCGAAACAGCAGCTCCAACAGCCCAACGGCCGACTGCACCACGTTGTTCTGGGCGGGCGTCAGCGGCCCATCCGAGCCGAGAATCAGTGCGCCCAGGTTGGCGTCCTTGGTGCTGCGCAGCGGATGCCCGAACACCAGTGCCGAACCTGGCTGCTCAAAACCGTCCATCTCCACCCGCGGACCGCTGCCGGACAGCAACCGCTCCAACATGGGGGAGAGCAATGAATGTTCGACGCCGTTGCTGCCGCCGGCATTATGCCCGCGCGCCCGGACCCGCCCGTCAGCGCCCACCAGAACAGCCCACACGGGCACCCTCTGCACCAAGGCGGCCAGCAGTTCGTGTTCCGGCCTGGGGGAGAGGACCGCCCGCATGAGTTGCCGGTTGGTCTCTGCCAGCTGCCGGAAAACCCTGGCGTTGTCGGTCTCCAAGAGTTGTGAGAATTCCAGGCCGATGGCCGCGAACGGCACGGACTCCGGTACTTCGAACAGGGTGAGGTTGTGCTTCCGGCAGGCGTCGAGCAAGACGTCCGGGACGGCGTCGAAATACGGCCTGATACCGAACCCCAGCGCCGCAACCTTCGCATCCACCAGCCGCTGGACATAGGCATCCACCTTGGCCGCCGAGCCGCCCTCCCCAAGGAAAGGCAACCCGGCGGTAAGGAGGAACTCACCCTCCGGCAGGTACGGTGTGGGGTCTTCGAGCTCACTCGGTTCCACCCACCGCAACAGCGAGGCGCCGCTGCCGCCGTCGTGAAGCATTGTCAACTCCGGCGGCAGCTGCTCCAGAAACTGTTCGAGCGTGACGAAACTGAGGCGGGCGGTGGCGGGCTCAGGCGACATTGCCCTGCCCGGCGGTGGCCGGCTCCTGGTAGTCGGGGCACTGGTAAGCGGTAGTTGCGTAAGCGCGGGGGAGCCGGGGCGCGATCCTGTTGATGATCTCGTCGCCGTGGCTGCCGA
The sequence above is a segment of the Arthrobacter sp. StoSoilB22 genome. Coding sequences within it:
- a CDS encoding ROK family transcriptional regulator; the encoded protein is MSATQRSTKSHPRKPGSQSALRHLNQQRIIECLLSGPSTQAELSRQTGLSTATVSNIVKIMQDAGLVSTEPTTSSGRRATNVRLNSNGAVAVGIDFGRRHLRVVLASLGYHVIAEDYIELPLGHQAEEGIAAAVLLLEKLLQENGIDRTAVVGAGAGIPGPIDRRSGTVAQGAILPEWVGIDILHRLEEALNCPVFVDNDANLGALSEVTWGPHSGVSNLMFLKIGSGIGAGLILNGFPYYGNVGITGEIGHATIHEHGLVCRCGNRGCLETIASTTTMIELLGRGQEALLTPQDIVRNCLAGDSATQRVVDDAGLAVGRALGNVSNLINPEVIVVGGPLAGLGDLLLDPIRRGLVRHAVPVVGETTHLAMSSLGARAEALGAAALVFQHAGITGR
- a CDS encoding carbon-nitrogen hydrolase family protein produces the protein MMLLSVLQANASVMDVEANLRTIDDAAQRAAHAGAGLLLTPELFPVGYAPLRLHAELDPATLPGIRERLAGIARRHNIGLVYSLPAPAQDAPGHDDGAQPPRAEGAWNITATLLDATGNEVLNYAKVHLFGPEEHKAFVAAQEPPAVVDFNGIRTSMLICYDVEFPEAVRAAATRGAELLLVPTALSAGFDNVPQVLIRARALESQLNVAYANHSGHEDVYNFLGGSVVAGPDGSLLAAAGESAALLFAEVGTDSVKAARDEVPYLRERRPELYKEWEH
- a CDS encoding PucR family transcriptional regulator; amino-acid sequence: MSPEPATARLSFVTLEQFLEQLPPELTMLHDGGSGASLLRWVEPSELEDPTPYLPEGEFLLTAGLPFLGEGGSAAKVDAYVQRLVDAKVAALGFGIRPYFDAVPDVLLDACRKHNLTLFEVPESVPFAAIGLEFSQLLETDNARVFRQLAETNRQLMRAVLSPRPEHELLAALVQRVPVWAVLVGADGRVRARGHNAGGSNGVEHSLLSPMLERLLSGSGPRVEMDGFEQPGSALVFGHPLRSTKDANLGALILGSDGPLTPAQNNVVQSAVGLLELLFRQRTSGSLAPSQLATAVLLHPDSLASGSTKHVNGLKDLLAQSISSTRSGQLRVVLGIRVDGAADDGPVRELLQWRRLFDTKLVEITDYGFAAITRFKVDDSLVSDVEKLGWRLVIGEATELLGLQAAYKRADSLRSRVVTTGKSARVDEVTWSVAGLLGREAGTLLAERLLAPILALEADRRDPLLTVLRGWLSENGSWDGSAKLLGLHRNSVRRQIGVLGELLDMDLNQAQVRAELWFALQYVDELVAALPVDAGSTN